CTGATGTgcaaatatttggaaaatttatacatacactaTTACTGAGGATGAAGTTAGAAATCTCTACAACTGTGTCAAGTACCAGCCAACCCGAGTCTGTGACAAAGTCTGTCATTCTCAGACATGCTTGCATCACGAATACTATCAACAGTATTTTACAGATACACAGACAGTGTTCGGATAAAGACAAACTGGCTGAAGTATTGGTAAACTTTATCCTAAGTCCCCTCTGTGGCCTTAGTGGTAATAATTTTGAGAATACAAACCGTGTTGGTGCTGAAACATACAAATGTATTCAGAACATATTATTTGGAAAAGAAAGGTATACAGAATACAAAGAATATACCCAAGAAACCAAAGAAGGCCTACCCAGTGTGTTATTCTCTTTCATCGAGCAAATCAGAGATGAAATGGAATCTGaggaatttataataatgttgAACTACTTATTTATGGCTGTGGTTGGCTCTTATAAATCTGACGCAGCATTGATCGATAGTTTATTCAGAAGGCTGATCAGTTCATCTGGCAGAATTAAAATCATGGCTGTCAATTCCTTGATAGAATGGCTTAGAGATATTTCCCTAGATTATGATGATAAGGTTGATGGTTTGACTTTGATGGACTTTTTTTGTAACCTGATAGACGAAAATCTCCAAAGCAAACGCTTGAAAAGCCACAATTATCATTTGATCAGCCAAATTGTTAAATTGAATGttttgataattgaaaagaaaatgccTATGATTTTTAAGAGGGTCTTGCTAGCACCGAGAAAAACAGATTCTGAGGTAGAATCTTACAGTCATTTGATGATTAGCACATTGGAAGCAAGCTCGCGTCTCAGACGTGAACAAAAACTCATCCCATGGTTGCTGCAAGCATTGGAAGCATCACTCTCTACAAATGACTGTGAAATGCTCACAGTGCGACAAATTCTCCCGATTGAGTTTTTAACAGAATTTACCTCACTTGTCGAAAGGTTTCAGAATGCGCAGACTATAGCAATGTTGAAGTCTTTTATCTTCCATCTGAAGTCGAACTGCATTGATAAATTGGAAACAGATAATGCTCCATCTATTTATGTCATGGCCGAATGCATCGTTGAGCTCCTTGAGGCATTCTTTGAAGGCATCAAAATCTATCAGCATACAGTGCCACTCCTACtacaagaaaaatttgttgatgTTCTAAGTGAACTGAGAGACATTCTCGCTCAATTAGCTGCGCTTGTCGCAAATAATAAAGGCAATGAAAGGATGATTGCTGTATTATTGAAAGCTACCTTGTCGTGGAGCCAAGTCCAGGGTATGCTAGTCAACTATGCCCCCAAATCTGGAGCAGAAAATACTATTTTTCCGATCTCTGACAAGTGTTTGCGAAAACTGACAAAAAGAATCGACAACTTTGGTAATTTAGCCTGTAAAACAGCCCTGAACAAACTTCAGTTTCAtagaatgaaatttaattaccTCTACGAGCCACAGGGAAAATTGGCTGATATAATTGGCGGTCTTGAGGAATCCTGGGTAATTATTCTCAACGATTATCCTGAACTTATCCCTATGCTCACCAGTGAGCAACTATCGGAGCTGGCTTCTTTATTGCTTCAAGAAGTCATGTTGGAAGAGAGTAACGTCGAAAAGTGGTCCCAAATATTGGGATACAAAGATCTTgccgaaaataaatcattcgtTGTTGCGTTGCTCTGCCAGACATTGATCAATATTGGTTCATTGACCGAAGGAAGCATGACCGCGGCTGTAACATCTCACATCAATATCGTAAGTAAAACTTACTCCATTTGTTTATACAAGACTGTGGTATCCTGACAATGATAACAGATTACAAATATTgcttcaagatcaaaatattGGAGCAGGGCATG
This region of Athalia rosae chromosome 7, iyAthRosa1.1, whole genome shotgun sequence genomic DNA includes:
- the LOC105683259 gene encoding uncharacterized protein LOC105683259 isoform X3; translation: MALSSELNRRLSSGEPLSKRLKLAENVFLSRDVSINHKEDIIVQWLCNVALMDPSAWKSMKRLAEKQLINNSTNLSSGTKEHLVKTLETKLKLLKEDLPDEFFDFCSWILSHPELQQYFQTDVQIFGKFIHTLLLRMKLEISTTVSSTSQPESVTKSVILRHACITNTINSILQIHRQCSDKDKLAEVLVNFILSPLCGLSGNNFENTNRVGAETYKCIQNILFGKERYTEYKEYTQETKEGLPSVLFSFIEQIRDEMESEEFIIMLNYLFMAVVGSYKSDAALIDSLFRRLISSSGRIKIMAVNSLIEWLRDISLDYDDKVDGLTLMDFFCNLIDENLQSKRLKSHNYHLISQIVKLNVLIIEKKMPMIFKRVLLAPRKTDSEVESYSHLMISTLEASSRLRREQKLIPWLLQALEASLSTNDCEMLTVRQILPIEFLTEFTSLVERFQNAQTIAMLKSFIFHLKSNCIDKLETDNAPSIYVMAECIVELLEAFFEGIKIYQHTVPLLLQEKFVDVLSELRDILAQLAALVANNKGNERMIAVLLKATLSWSQVQGMLVNYAPKSGAENTIFPISDKCLRKLTKRIDNFGNLACKTALNKLQFHRMKFNYLYEPQGKLADIIGGLEESWVIILNDYPELIPMLTSEQLSELASLLLQEVMLEESNVEKWSQILGYKDLAENKSFVVALLCQTLINIGSLTEGSMTAAVTSHINIIKILEQGMNDEAGVPALKSNNIINDIVVRPRLVEKSSQAIINCLNILLCLPLRLLIAPVKTLTYVIMYVLGRELQHNKKIGMLCDSVLLETLEKGRINILKFIGLELLLEQPLTRKALQESLKMIMLDKLVSPDAVDPFASLHKCPDKVVPDVLFCIKIVNPKLHNSRKPLFKDLEEKLSKRFLTSEAMRSKTTNNTRDLILNVQKAIGDDSIEAELKNSVILQLQSIFQAGAEDSHESDDEKANLIEEKIQLATLALNEKFRSYLSEVLITDIGIWIICNPEKKLLSRYIESRTPQEYKKFLHALNERTKFFAEKISQSKQ